In Paenibacillus stellifer, the DNA window CATGCTTCGTCGCGGCAATCTGCAGGAGGTCCAGTTCATCAAGGATAAGATGGGCAAAAAGAAGCTGAAGGCGGTGGACCTCGCCATGGAGCCGGAGACCGCTCGCGAAGCCTTGAACAGCATGTCTGCCCGGTCGGCAAGGCAGAAGGAAGTGCTCTCTTTCCTGATCGATATGGAAGCTGTGCTTCCCATGCCGCTGAAGGATGTGCTGGCTGCCTTGCAGGTTGCGGCCGGCACCGTCAAGGGGCTGGAGGACAAAGGGCTTATCGAGATTACGGAGGTCGAGGTATACCGGGACCCTTACCGGGGCCGCGATTTCAAGCCAAGCGAGCCGCTTCCGCTGACCGCTGAGCAGTCGGCGGTCTACGGCGCCGTCTCGCGGGCTGTAGATGAACAGCGGCATGAGGTTTTTCTGCTGCATGGAGTTACTGGCAGCGGAAAGACGGAGATTTATCTGCAGACGATCCGCCGCTGCATCGACCAGGGCAGGCAAGCTGTTGTGCTGGTCCCGGAAATTTCACTGACCCCTCAGATGGTGGAGCGGTTCAAAGGCCGCTTCGGCAGCGGAGTGGCGGTGATGCACAGCCGTCTGTCATCCGGCGAGCGTTATGACGAGTGGCGCAAAATCCGGGAAGGCAAGGCAATGGTCGCAGTCGGCGCGCGTTCGGCGATATTCGCGCCGTTCACCAACCTCGGCCTGATTATAATGGACGAGGAACATGAGACGTCGTACAAGCAGGAAGAGAATCCGCGATATCATGCACGGGACGTAGCGGTACGGAGGGCTTCCCGGTGTGACGCCGTTGTCATCCTTGGCTCCGCTACACCGTCGCTTGAGAGCTACTATGCGGCGCGTTCGCAGAGCGATGAGAGCTTCGCGCCGGGCCTGCTGGAAATGCCGAGCCGCGCATTGGGCAATGAGCTGCCGGCTGTTGAAATCGTGGACATGCGCGAAGAGCTGAAGGAGGGCAATCGTTCCATGTTCAGCCGGAAGCTGCATGCCGCGCTTCAGGAACGGCTGGACCGCGGAGAACAGACGGTGCTTCTGCTGAACCGCCGGGGCTTCTCGACCTTTGTCATGTGCCGCAGCTGCGGTTATGTCGCCGGGTGTCCCGAATGCGATATTTCACTGACCTATCATGCGCGCAGCAGCAACCTGCGCTGCCATTACTGCGGGCATGCGGAGCCTTCGCCGGATACTTGTCCGGAGTGCGGAAGCGAGCATATCCGGTTCTTCGGAACCGGGACACAGCGGGTGGAGGAAGAACTCGGCAAGCTGTTTCCCGGTATGCGGGTGATCCGGATGGACGTCGATACGACGACGGAGAAGGGCTCTCACGAGAAGCTGCTGGGCCAGTTCCGGGATAAAAAAGCCGATGTGCTGCTCGGCACGCAGATGGTCGCGAAGGGACTGGATTTCCCCGATGTGACGCTGGTTGGCGTTATCACCGCTGATTCGGCGCTCAACCTGCCCGATTTCCGGGCGGCGGAGAAGACATTCCAGCTGCTGACGCAGGTTGCCGGACGCGCAGGAAGACATACGCTGCCAGGCGAGGTGCTGATCCAGTCGTATACGCCGGATCATTATTCCATCATTCATGCCGGCAAGCATGATTATCATTCATTTGTCAGGGAAGAACTGAAGCACCGTAAAGCACTTCATTATCCGCCGTACTGCCGTTTGATTCTGGTGACGCTCTCTCATGAGCAAATGCCGATCGCGCTGCGCATGGCGGAGAACTTCGCCAAGACGATCGAGGGAAAGGCGCGCCAGCGGAGATGGTTCGGCAGCATGGACAAGCTGACGGCCGACGGACTGGATCTGCTCGGGCCGGTCGCTTCTCCGCTTCCTCGGCTCAAGGGAAGGTATCGGTTCCAGTGCATGGTCAAATGGCGCGGCGAAATCGATGCGATCGGCCTAGTCCGGGAAGTGGCGGAGGAGCTGGAGGATTCGCTGCGTGATCCCGTGCTTCAGATTAGTATAGATGTAGACCCCCAAATGCTGATGTAACGCAAAGATGGCCCGCACGCATATTGCGGCATTTTGCGAACGACAGAACGGGTATGGCAAGAGATGGCGCAAAATGCGGTCAGATAACAGAGAACAGGAAGGTGTGGACCATGGCAATTCGATTAATCGTTAAAGAGCCTGATGAAGTCCTTCATAAAACGGCGAAGCCGGTGACGAAAATTACCCCCAACGTCCAGAAGCTGCTGGATGATATGGCGGATACGATGTATGACGCAGAGGGCGTCGGACTGGCCGCTCCGCAGGTCGGAATCCTGAAACGGCTGATCGTGGTGGACGCCGACGAGGAGCATGGACTGATCAAGTTAATCAATCCCGAGATCATCCACTCCGAAGGTGAACAGCTCGGACCGGAAGGCTGCCTCAGCATTCCCGGCCTTAACGGCGACGTGCGCCGCGCGGAGACAGTTACCGTGCGCGGACTTGACCGCGAAGGCAACGAGGTTGAGATCACGGGCAGCGGCTTGCTGGCGCGGGCGTTCCAGCATGAGATCGATCATCTGAACGGCGTGCTGTTCACGGATGTCGCGGAGAAGGTCTACGATATCACCGCTGAACGGAGCGGAACCGAGGAGTGAGCTAGTCATGAAAATCGTATTCATGGGCACGCCGCAGTTCGCGGTGCCCTGCCTGCGCATGCTGGTGGAGGAAGGCTTCGAGGTGGCGGCGGTCGTCACCCAGCCGGACCGGCCGCAGGGGAGAAAGAAAGTTTTGACGCCTTCGCCGGTCAAGGCGGCGGCTCTGGAGCTGGGACTGCCTGTACTTCAGCCTGAACGCATGCGCAGACCGGAGGCGGTGGCGGAACTGGCGGCCTATGAGCCGGAGCTGATCGTTACCGCTGCCTACGGCCAAATACTGCCGAAGGCCGTGCTGGACCTGCCGGCCAGGGGCTGTGTGAACGTTCATGGCTCGCTGCTGCCGAAATACCGGGGCGGTGCCCCGATCCAGCGTAGCATTATCGATGGCGAGAAGGTAACGGGCATAACGCTGATGTACATGGCGGAAGGAATCGATACCGGCGACATGATCGCCAAGATTGAGGTGCCTATCGAAGACGATGATACATCTGGAACGATGTTCGAGAAGCTGAGCCTCGCGGGAAGGGATCTGCTGAAGGAATGGATGCCGCGTCTCGTGAAAGGTCCGGTAGCGGCCGAGAAGCAGGATGACAGCCTTGCCATCTATGCGCCGAATTTGTCCCGCGACGATGAGAAGATCGACTGGAACGCGGGATCGCGGGAAATCTATAACCGCATTCGCGGGCTGGTTCCCTACTCCGGCGGCTTCACCCTGTGGAACGGAGAGACCTTCAAAGTGTGGCAGGCCGCTAATCCCGATGATCAGGCGTTGTCTGGCAGCATTCTCGTCGAAGAAGGTTCGGGCGAAGCGGAGACGGTGCCGGGCACGGTACTGTCGGCTGGACCGAAGGGCATTGAAGTGAAGACCGGCGACGGAAGTCTGCTGCTGCTTCAGGTTCAGCCTGCGGGCAAGAAAGCGATGAGCGCCGGCGACTTCGCCCGCGGCGGTCTGATGAAGTCCGGCACGGTGCTGGAATGACCGGGCTCAGGGAAGACCGGCCGGGTGCGTGCCGCGTCACAGTGCGGAGGCTAGCACACGATTCCGGCGGAGACCGTTCTCAGGACCGGTCCGGCCGAAAGGCTGGTCACCCGCATGGCGGCCGGAGCCAGGCTAGCGGCAAGAGTCAGGCAAACGGCAAGACCCATGCAAGCGGCAAGACCCATGCAAGCGGTAAAAGCCAGGCTGGCGGCAAGAGTCAGGCAAGCGGCAAGAGCCAGGCAAGCGGCAAGAACCATGCAAGCGGTAAAAGCCAGGCTGGCGGCAAGAGCCAGGCAAGCGGCAAGAGTCAGGCAATCAGCCAGAGCCAGGCGAGCAGCCAGGGCAAGGCAGGCGGCGGTCAAGGCGGGGGCCGGAGTGGCAGCCGCAAGGGCGGTCAGGTACGGCCGGCTGCGGCATCCGGCGCAGCGTCCGCGAGATCCGGCGGCGGAGCCAGCGCCGGCGCTCGGACTGCAGCCCGCAGTGGAGGCAATCCGTCCGCAGGCATCAAGCCGGCCGGAGCGGGCAGACCCCGCGCAACGGCCAGGGAGACAGCGCTGGACGTGCTGCTCCGGGTGGAGCAGGAAGGCGCGTACAGCAATTTGCAGCTGAACAGCAGCCTGCAGAAGGCGGGATTAAGCCGCGAGGATGCGGGGCTTGCGACAGAGCTTGTCTACGGCACCCTGTCCCGGCTGAATACACTGGATTTCATGCTGGACCAGTTCGTCAGCAAAGGCGTCGCCAAGCTTCAGCCCTGGGTACGCTGTCTGCTTCGCATGAGTCTGTACCAGATCGTCTATCTGGACCGGATTCCTTCTCATGCCGCCGTCAACGAGGCTGTTAACTTGGCGAAGAAGCGCGGTCACCAGGGCATCTCCGGCATGGTGAACGGTGTGCTCCGCAGCGCACTGCGCACCGGCGAGCTGCCGGCGCTTCCATCCGGGCTGGACGAAGCGGAACGGATTTCACTTGAGCATTCCCACCCCTTGTGGCTGGTGAAGGAATGGATCGGGCGCTTCGGCGCGGAGACCGCCGAAGCAATCTGCAGGGCGGACAACGAGCCGCCGGCGGTCAGCGTGCGCGTCAACACGACGATGACGGCACGGGACAAGCTGCTCCTGGAGATGCGGGAGCAGGGGCTTGACGCATTTCCTTCGCAGCTGAGCCCCTTCGGTATTGTCGTCCGGGGTGGCGGCAATCTGGCGCTTAGCGACTGGTACCGGGACGGCGTCCTC includes these proteins:
- the priA gene encoding primosomal protein N'; the protein is MDIAKVIVDVPVRSTDRPFDYSIPEDLRVWTEVGSRVAVPFGHRTVQGFVVSLEYGDVQAVKGIKPIQEVLDLVPPLSPELVELADWMSERYACRRISALQAMLPTALKGKAERLISLGEEPDSAPQGDTLFPDEEFFPVFPGMDRVERAIIEFVRRGGEVTMKQLTRAFPDEAETIKFMLRRGNLQEVQFIKDKMGKKKLKAVDLAMEPETAREALNSMSARSARQKEVLSFLIDMEAVLPMPLKDVLAALQVAAGTVKGLEDKGLIEITEVEVYRDPYRGRDFKPSEPLPLTAEQSAVYGAVSRAVDEQRHEVFLLHGVTGSGKTEIYLQTIRRCIDQGRQAVVLVPEISLTPQMVERFKGRFGSGVAVMHSRLSSGERYDEWRKIREGKAMVAVGARSAIFAPFTNLGLIIMDEEHETSYKQEENPRYHARDVAVRRASRCDAVVILGSATPSLESYYAARSQSDESFAPGLLEMPSRALGNELPAVEIVDMREELKEGNRSMFSRKLHAALQERLDRGEQTVLLLNRRGFSTFVMCRSCGYVAGCPECDISLTYHARSSNLRCHYCGHAEPSPDTCPECGSEHIRFFGTGTQRVEEELGKLFPGMRVIRMDVDTTTEKGSHEKLLGQFRDKKADVLLGTQMVAKGLDFPDVTLVGVITADSALNLPDFRAAEKTFQLLTQVAGRAGRHTLPGEVLIQSYTPDHYSIIHAGKHDYHSFVREELKHRKALHYPPYCRLILVTLSHEQMPIALRMAENFAKTIEGKARQRRWFGSMDKLTADGLDLLGPVASPLPRLKGRYRFQCMVKWRGEIDAIGLVREVAEELEDSLRDPVLQISIDVDPQMLM
- the def gene encoding peptide deformylase gives rise to the protein MAIRLIVKEPDEVLHKTAKPVTKITPNVQKLLDDMADTMYDAEGVGLAAPQVGILKRLIVVDADEEHGLIKLINPEIIHSEGEQLGPEGCLSIPGLNGDVRRAETVTVRGLDREGNEVEITGSGLLARAFQHEIDHLNGVLFTDVAEKVYDITAERSGTEE
- the fmt gene encoding methionyl-tRNA formyltransferase — its product is MKIVFMGTPQFAVPCLRMLVEEGFEVAAVVTQPDRPQGRKKVLTPSPVKAAALELGLPVLQPERMRRPEAVAELAAYEPELIVTAAYGQILPKAVLDLPARGCVNVHGSLLPKYRGGAPIQRSIIDGEKVTGITLMYMAEGIDTGDMIAKIEVPIEDDDTSGTMFEKLSLAGRDLLKEWMPRLVKGPVAAEKQDDSLAIYAPNLSRDDEKIDWNAGSREIYNRIRGLVPYSGGFTLWNGETFKVWQAANPDDQALSGSILVEEGSGEAETVPGTVLSAGPKGIEVKTGDGSLLLLQVQPAGKKAMSAGDFARGGLMKSGTVLE
- the rsmB gene encoding 16S rRNA (cytosine(967)-C(5))-methyltransferase RsmB — translated: MKPAGAGRPRATARETALDVLLRVEQEGAYSNLQLNSSLQKAGLSREDAGLATELVYGTLSRLNTLDFMLDQFVSKGVAKLQPWVRCLLRMSLYQIVYLDRIPSHAAVNEAVNLAKKRGHQGISGMVNGVLRSALRTGELPALPSGLDEAERISLEHSHPLWLVKEWIGRFGAETAEAICRADNEPPAVSVRVNTTMTARDKLLLEMREQGLDAFPSQLSPFGIVVRGGGNLALSDWYRDGVLSIQDESSMLVAEALSPEPGMKVLDCCSAPGGKTSHIAELMEDQGSIVACDLYPHKAELVAQQAERLGLGSIETIAIDALELPQRYPAMSFDRILLDAPCTGLGVIRRKPDLKWSKTPGDRIEISRLQRRLLNGAAELLKPGGILVYSTCTIGSAENEENVKDFLSSHPEFVSSDQDSPLAERLGSLLSADQPGMQILPQQFGSDGFYIAVLRRLS